In the genome of Lentisphaera araneosa HTCC2155, one region contains:
- the hemA gene encoding glutamyl-tRNA reductase: MTTPFISIIGLNHKSAPVELRERLSFGADKLKEILTYCCDSLSEFVLISTCNRTEFIFNGEQSVLEKYLMEVGSLKESDLQDFFYNYNDYEALEHLFKVASGLDSLVVGEVQILGQVKSAFELSFEQNYATANFAHIYQQMLKCARQVRRDTEIGKGSVSVASIAVQLSKNIFDHLSGKKVLLIGAGEMCELAGVHFFEAGVDQIMVANRSLDNAEKLASKFKGKAFALDQLEDAVWNADIILSSTGSPSYVLEKDLIKGAMSKRREPMFLIDIAVPRDIDPKINNLTDVFVYNIDDLNKIAEENRKKRGRAFGRAEEIVEAKLREFREEQALSSVGPLINSFRERLHGIKDDEQKKLFKKLNHLSDSDKEAINKSLHQIVNKLLHDPIITLRDEVKRDDSSRLVKVFKDLFNL, from the coding sequence ATGACAACTCCCTTTATTTCGATCATTGGTTTAAATCATAAGAGTGCGCCTGTTGAATTGCGTGAAAGACTCTCTTTTGGTGCAGATAAGTTAAAGGAAATTCTGACTTATTGCTGTGATAGCTTGAGCGAATTTGTTTTGATCTCAACCTGTAATCGCACTGAGTTTATTTTTAATGGTGAGCAATCAGTTTTAGAGAAGTATTTGATGGAAGTTGGATCACTCAAAGAAAGTGATCTGCAAGATTTTTTCTATAATTATAATGACTACGAGGCTTTGGAGCACCTTTTTAAAGTAGCTTCGGGTTTAGATTCACTCGTGGTTGGTGAAGTACAGATTTTAGGGCAAGTTAAGAGTGCCTTTGAATTGAGTTTTGAGCAGAATTATGCGACAGCAAATTTTGCACACATCTATCAGCAGATGCTGAAATGTGCTCGCCAGGTCCGACGAGATACTGAGATTGGCAAGGGTTCTGTGTCTGTAGCGTCAATTGCCGTGCAGTTATCTAAGAATATATTTGATCATTTATCAGGTAAAAAAGTTTTACTCATTGGTGCTGGCGAAATGTGTGAATTAGCCGGTGTTCATTTCTTTGAAGCAGGCGTTGATCAAATTATGGTCGCAAATCGCAGTTTAGATAATGCAGAGAAGTTGGCTTCAAAGTTTAAGGGCAAAGCATTTGCTTTAGATCAATTGGAAGATGCAGTGTGGAATGCGGATATCATTCTTTCTTCAACTGGGTCTCCAAGTTATGTGCTGGAAAAAGATCTCATTAAAGGCGCTATGTCGAAACGTCGTGAGCCGATGTTTTTAATTGATATTGCCGTACCACGAGATATTGATCCGAAGATTAATAACTTAACGGATGTTTTTGTCTACAATATTGATGATCTCAATAAGATTGCCGAAGAGAATCGCAAGAAACGCGGTCGTGCCTTTGGTCGTGCCGAAGAAATTGTCGAAGCGAAGTTACGTGAGTTCCGTGAAGAACAGGCGCTTTCATCTGTAGGTCCATTGATTAATTCCTTCCGTGAGCGTTTACATGGTATCAAAGATGATGAGCAAAAGAAACTTTTTAAGAAATTGAATCATTTATCTGATTCTGATAAAGAGGCCATTAATAAAAGTTTGCATCAGATTGTGAATAAGTTACTTCACGATCCTATTATCACTTTGCGAGACGAAGTGAAGCGCGATGATTCATCGCGTTTAGTTAAAGTTTTTAAAGATTTATTTAATTTATAA
- the hemC gene encoding hydroxymethylbilane synthase, translating into MKLRIATRGSQLALWQAEHVKSRLLEVDPSLEIELKIIKTQGDKILDVSLAKIGGKGLFVKEIEQAMMDDEADLAVHSMKDVPAELPEGLILQAILEREDPRDAFVSNKYKSLDELPEGAVVGTSSLRRASQLYRQYPVKTELLRGNVNTRLAKLDDDKYDAIILAAAGLIRLEFGDRIADSLDPDKFIPSPGQGAVGIECREDDAELCALLNKLNHTETSIRVKVEREFNLAIGGSCQVPAGCYATIDGDSFELRAFVASPDGKEYYREDMSGDLKDLPGKGTEIANKLIARGAAEIIKDLLGKDV; encoded by the coding sequence TTGAAATTGAGAATTGCCACCCGTGGATCACAGCTAGCACTTTGGCAAGCTGAGCATGTAAAGAGTCGTTTGTTAGAAGTCGATCCTAGTTTAGAAATTGAGTTGAAGATTATTAAGACTCAAGGAGATAAAATTCTCGATGTGTCACTCGCAAAAATCGGCGGCAAAGGACTTTTTGTTAAAGAAATTGAGCAGGCGATGATGGATGATGAGGCTGACTTAGCCGTGCATTCCATGAAAGACGTGCCAGCAGAATTGCCAGAGGGATTGATTCTTCAGGCTATTTTAGAACGTGAGGATCCGCGTGATGCTTTTGTATCTAATAAGTATAAGTCACTCGATGAATTACCTGAAGGCGCCGTTGTTGGGACGAGTTCACTTAGACGTGCGAGCCAGCTTTATAGACAATATCCCGTTAAAACTGAGCTCTTGCGCGGCAATGTTAATACGCGTTTGGCTAAATTGGACGACGATAAATATGATGCGATTATCTTAGCGGCAGCGGGCTTAATCCGTTTAGAGTTTGGTGATCGTATTGCCGATAGTCTCGATCCAGATAAATTCATCCCAAGTCCAGGTCAGGGTGCCGTTGGTATTGAGTGTCGTGAAGACGACGCAGAGCTTTGTGCTTTGCTCAATAAATTAAATCATACTGAAACATCAATAAGAGTTAAAGTTGAGCGTGAGTTCAATTTAGCGATAGGTGGTTCTTGCCAAGTCCCAGCTGGCTGTTATGCGACAATCGATGGTGACTCATTCGAGCTTAGAGCTTTTGTGGCTTCTCCAGATGGCAAAGAATATTACCGTGAAGATATGTCAGGAGACCTAAAAGATCTTCCGGGTAAAGGAACTGAGATTGCCAATAAATTGATTGCTCGTGGAGCTGCTGAGATCATTAAAGATTTGTTAGGTAAAGACGTCTAG
- a CDS encoding NAD(P)-dependent oxidoreductase, with protein sequence MKLLINLYSPVHAFCGSKEHFQPLFEIFGEEQCILAESKEHFRSLLPEAEAVFCWNFPKEFYSLADQLKLIVTPAAGRDWVAPAPSSVVQVEFSSFHGPMIAESFLAMMLFFNNQFSKQLELQGQKTWDRNACFERRLLKNQSLLILGCGNIGQHCAALVKTLGMKVVGANRRGIGGGDFSYVKMSELSDIIEDFDHVLSLIPGDEENEKVLGDKFFSSLKSGAHFYNFGRGTVVDEESLLSFLCKNPSSFAGLDVTYNEPLSEGSPLYAHKQVLLTPHNSCTYEDYLHLFVAEFIGRFELGQFPSLKA encoded by the coding sequence ATGAAGCTTCTCATTAATTTATATAGCCCCGTTCATGCTTTTTGTGGGAGCAAAGAACATTTTCAGCCGCTCTTTGAAATTTTCGGTGAAGAGCAATGTATTTTGGCTGAGAGTAAAGAGCATTTCAGGTCTTTACTTCCTGAAGCAGAAGCCGTTTTTTGCTGGAATTTCCCAAAAGAGTTTTACTCTTTAGCAGATCAACTTAAACTGATTGTGACTCCTGCGGCAGGTCGTGATTGGGTCGCTCCTGCTCCAAGTTCAGTTGTTCAGGTCGAATTTTCAAGTTTTCATGGTCCCATGATTGCCGAATCTTTCTTGGCAATGATGTTGTTCTTCAATAATCAATTTAGTAAGCAGCTTGAATTGCAGGGACAAAAAACTTGGGATCGCAATGCTTGTTTTGAGAGGCGCTTATTAAAAAATCAAAGCTTACTGATTCTGGGCTGTGGTAATATTGGCCAGCACTGTGCGGCTTTAGTCAAAACACTAGGAATGAAGGTAGTGGGAGCGAATCGTCGGGGAATAGGCGGGGGTGACTTCTCGTATGTTAAGATGTCTGAACTCAGCGACATTATTGAAGATTTTGATCATGTTTTATCACTCATCCCCGGGGATGAAGAAAATGAAAAGGTCTTGGGGGATAAGTTTTTCTCATCTTTAAAATCAGGAGCTCATTTCTACAACTTTGGACGTGGTACAGTCGTCGATGAAGAGAGTTTACTCAGCTTCCTATGTAAAAACCCAAGTTCTTTCGCGGGCTTAGATGTCACTTACAATGAGCCTCTGAGTGAGGGGTCACCACTATATGCGCATAAGCAAGTATTGCTGACACCGCATAATTCTTGTACATATGAAGATTATTTACACCTATTTGTGGCTGAGTTTATAGGGCGTTTTGAACTTGGTCAATTTCCGAGTCTCAAGGCTTAA
- a CDS encoding MotA/TolQ/ExbB proton channel family protein, translating to MIDFVLNLAKDGGPFVWLIMVLAIIIVVLAVERFYYFHSTDIDRTDFMQGICSNLKKGNVIECVSHCDDTPGAISQIIRVAILHRKDEPVILEGAIQEAARNEQFRLEKRMDVLATLAQGCGVLGLLGTVAKLIEAFRQIGIEGSFVNLTNLAPYVGGALVAAASGMTVSFVAYMIYNVYLSRIRSILRDMEKTAYEMMYFIRSGEFISDDRDLN from the coding sequence ATGATCGATTTTGTTTTGAATTTAGCCAAAGATGGAGGGCCATTTGTTTGGCTCATTATGGTTTTGGCAATAATAATTGTTGTGCTTGCAGTTGAGCGCTTTTACTACTTTCACAGTACGGATATTGATCGTACTGACTTTATGCAGGGCATTTGTTCCAACTTAAAAAAGGGTAATGTGATCGAGTGCGTCAGTCACTGTGATGATACTCCCGGAGCGATTTCTCAAATTATTCGTGTGGCTATTTTGCACAGGAAAGATGAGCCAGTTATTTTAGAAGGCGCAATTCAAGAGGCCGCTCGCAACGAACAGTTTCGCCTCGAAAAACGCATGGATGTACTTGCGACTCTCGCACAAGGTTGCGGAGTTTTAGGGCTTTTGGGTACAGTGGCAAAGCTGATTGAAGCTTTTCGCCAAATTGGTATAGAGGGGAGCTTCGTTAATCTTACAAATTTAGCGCCTTATGTTGGCGGAGCTCTTGTTGCAGCAGCCAGTGGCATGACGGTTTCGTTCGTGGCCTACATGATTTATAATGTTTATTTATCGCGTATTCGTTCAATCTTGAGAGATATGGAAAAGACGGCTTATGAAATGATGTATTTCATTCGCAGCGGTGAATTTATTAGTGATGATAGAGACCTTAATTAA
- a CDS encoding ExbD/TolR family protein yields MRFETKLEYRSKPVSMTGLLSVFSLILFAFLVSTSLDFQQGLKATMPTASSARLVATDKLSVVIVDHEGKYLPYFNNKPVPWEKLEESLVEVVQEKTLNIEENGRSIQRRPVLSLKADKAVPYEYVITVLDIVRHMNIEVNLVTSKLEKEVIKSE; encoded by the coding sequence ATGCGTTTTGAGACCAAATTAGAGTATAGAAGTAAACCTGTTTCGATGACGGGTCTACTCTCTGTGTTTAGTTTGATTCTTTTTGCTTTCTTAGTATCTACTTCCTTGGATTTCCAGCAGGGGCTTAAGGCGACGATGCCGACTGCGAGTAGTGCTAGGCTTGTTGCGACAGATAAGTTGTCTGTTGTCATTGTCGATCACGAAGGTAAATATTTGCCTTACTTTAATAACAAGCCCGTGCCTTGGGAAAAACTCGAAGAGAGTTTGGTGGAAGTGGTTCAAGAAAAAACCTTAAATATCGAAGAGAATGGACGTTCAATTCAACGCCGTCCTGTGCTTTCCTTGAAAGCGGATAAAGCAGTTCCTTATGAATATGTGATCACTGTTCTAGATATCGTTAGGCATATGAACATTGAGGTGAACTTAGTCACAAGTAAGCTCGAGAAAGAAGTTATAAAGAGTGAGTAA
- the mnmG gene encoding tRNA uridine-5-carboxymethylaminomethyl(34) synthesis enzyme MnmG, with the protein MKNYDVIVIGGGHAGIEASLASARMGAETLLITQNLDHIGQMSCNPAIGGIAKGHVVREIDAMGGEMGQNTDASALQFRMLNASRGPAVWSPRAQCDKVLYQRRMKQQLEKTEKLHTHQAEGLSFVTEKSKIIAVQTQFGDKFEAKSFVLCCGTFMRGLMHFGPQQLPGGRTGDTAADAISESLKNDLGLELMRLKTGTPPRVLAKTIDFEKLERQDGECGEFSYWPREKEYETIDRGGIPQMPCYIGRTSAETKQVIADNLHLSPMYNGSIDAIGTRYCPSIEDKIHRFGDKDSHQVFLEPEGVFTEEYYLNGISTSLPVQIQNKIVHSIPGLEKAEIARYAYAVEYDVVSPHQTQNSLALKSWPNLFVAGQINGTSGYEEAAGQGLIAGANAAGLVAGKPPLILERDQAYIGVMIDDLVTKDISEPYRLFTSRAEYRLLLRQDNADRRLSKIAYDYGLLPYEKYKIAKDKETLIDDEIERLKNERHHGKSLWEHLSSHKNTYESVVGESDLPDDVKEQVQIDARYECYIQREKQQVERQKRLAKNPIPEDLDYLNITGLGNEAKNKLSRYRPVDLGQAARIDGVTPAEIGLIQVHIKRFEESKKIKS; encoded by the coding sequence ATGAAAAATTATGATGTTATCGTTATTGGCGGTGGCCACGCAGGCATAGAAGCTTCACTCGCTTCTGCTAGAATGGGTGCTGAAACTCTGCTAATAACGCAAAATTTAGACCACATCGGGCAAATGAGCTGCAATCCAGCGATTGGTGGTATTGCGAAAGGTCATGTGGTGCGTGAAATCGATGCCATGGGTGGTGAAATGGGCCAAAATACTGATGCCTCTGCACTACAATTCCGCATGCTTAATGCTTCACGTGGCCCTGCGGTTTGGTCACCTCGCGCTCAGTGTGATAAAGTACTTTACCAAAGACGTATGAAGCAACAATTAGAGAAAACTGAAAAGCTTCATACCCACCAAGCTGAAGGCCTCTCCTTTGTTACTGAAAAGAGTAAAATCATTGCCGTCCAAACTCAGTTTGGCGACAAGTTTGAAGCCAAATCTTTTGTTCTTTGCTGCGGAACTTTCATGCGCGGCCTTATGCACTTTGGTCCCCAACAGCTCCCTGGTGGACGTACGGGCGACACTGCCGCCGATGCTATCTCTGAGTCTCTCAAAAATGACTTGGGCTTAGAACTCATGCGTTTAAAAACGGGAACACCTCCGCGCGTCTTAGCCAAGACAATTGATTTTGAGAAGCTTGAAAGACAAGATGGAGAGTGTGGCGAATTTTCTTATTGGCCTCGTGAAAAAGAATACGAGACAATTGACCGCGGTGGCATCCCGCAAATGCCTTGCTACATTGGCAGAACAAGTGCAGAAACAAAACAGGTCATTGCAGACAACTTGCATCTCTCCCCCATGTATAATGGTTCGATTGATGCGATTGGCACTCGTTATTGCCCCTCTATTGAAGATAAGATCCACCGCTTTGGCGACAAGGATTCACATCAAGTTTTCCTCGAACCAGAGGGTGTTTTCACTGAAGAGTATTACCTCAACGGCATTTCGACTTCACTTCCTGTACAAATTCAAAATAAAATCGTTCACAGCATACCTGGTTTAGAAAAGGCAGAGATCGCTCGCTACGCTTACGCGGTTGAATACGATGTGGTTTCTCCTCACCAAACGCAAAACTCTCTGGCCCTCAAATCTTGGCCCAACCTTTTTGTAGCTGGTCAAATCAATGGCACTAGTGGCTACGAAGAAGCTGCGGGCCAAGGACTTATTGCTGGGGCAAACGCTGCGGGCTTAGTTGCTGGCAAACCACCATTAATTCTTGAACGTGATCAAGCTTATATCGGCGTGATGATTGATGACTTAGTCACAAAAGACATCTCTGAACCTTACCGACTCTTCACTTCACGTGCAGAGTACCGCCTCCTACTTAGACAGGATAATGCCGATCGTCGCCTCTCTAAAATTGCTTATGATTATGGCTTACTGCCTTACGAGAAATACAAAATCGCTAAAGACAAAGAAACTTTAATCGACGATGAAATTGAGCGCCTCAAAAACGAGCGGCATCATGGCAAAAGCTTATGGGAACATTTGAGTTCCCATAAAAACACTTACGAATCAGTTGTCGGTGAAAGCGACCTCCCTGACGATGTTAAGGAGCAGGTACAAATTGACGCTCGATACGAATGCTATATTCAACGCGAGAAACAGCAAGTGGAACGTCAAAAACGCTTAGCCAAAAATCCTATCCCCGAAGATTTAGATTACCTAAATATCACCGGACTTGGTAACGAAGCTAAGAACAAACTCAGTCGCTATCGTCCCGTAGACCTCGGGCAAGCTGCACGAATTGACGGCGTGACACCGGCGGAAATTGGCTTGATCCAAGTGCATATCAAACGCTTCGAAGAAAGTAAGAAAATTAAATCCTAG
- the lnt gene encoding apolipoprotein N-acyltransferase, whose translation MPNENPTITNKVHPLLKALIAFALGLSVNLCFEPFNLHFLAWFALIPLHLLGLGRHDRGNFYIGSAWGFGYFLGTFYFLYPIFLLCPLLVALIWTPIPGIWLYLTCKLRHYLLFPKASEEHVSAPHYRRILNLRSSYKLFIAAAVLWSFFEWVRTWLFTGLPWNSIEVSQVYQLHFLKNASFIGANGLAFLISLINFSLAILLEIYLVRKSAEKQNLPKSLPKLKNYYSLPILALITLLLSTIIADKLQPENKADSTIRVAMIQGNFKPYFKPLTYEEYQFHHQTYKNLSEAAILQKPDLIIWPETPMPSSYQRDAAFPELVRYLSKKANAHLLFGTGMTDVNPQDPEHKKYYNSALISDPNGDIIARYDKIHTVPYGEYLPGRYLMSHELHEKLNKFRQMGPSLSHGSEFSVFPLAKQSRIGINICFDDVFENISRSFARNNANILCTITNDSWFGETAGGAQHSAHSIFRAVENGLPFLRCGNTCETMLVSSKGKVEQLLLNPENGSRFTRGVLFTELDFCVNPEKTFYNKLYYLTPSFLSFASLFIFGFMLLQFLKRKKALNEIALEES comes from the coding sequence ATGCCCAACGAAAACCCAACCATCACCAACAAGGTTCACCCGCTTTTAAAAGCACTAATTGCTTTTGCTTTAGGCTTATCAGTCAACCTTTGTTTCGAGCCCTTCAACTTACATTTTCTTGCGTGGTTCGCATTAATCCCCCTTCATCTGCTTGGCTTAGGCCGGCACGACCGTGGAAATTTTTATATTGGCTCGGCATGGGGCTTCGGCTATTTCCTAGGCACCTTTTACTTCCTCTACCCCATCTTCCTATTATGCCCCCTATTGGTCGCCTTAATTTGGACGCCTATTCCGGGAATATGGCTCTATCTCACTTGTAAACTACGTCATTACTTGCTCTTCCCAAAAGCCAGTGAAGAACACGTCTCTGCCCCTCATTACAGACGCATACTTAACTTGCGCTCAAGTTATAAACTTTTTATTGCAGCTGCCGTGCTTTGGTCATTTTTTGAATGGGTCCGCACATGGCTTTTCACTGGCCTCCCATGGAATAGCATTGAAGTCAGCCAAGTTTATCAATTACATTTCTTAAAAAACGCCTCTTTCATCGGAGCCAATGGCCTTGCCTTCCTTATATCGCTCATCAACTTCAGCCTCGCCATCCTCTTGGAAATTTATCTAGTGAGAAAGAGCGCAGAAAAACAAAACTTACCAAAAAGTTTACCTAAATTAAAAAACTACTATAGCCTTCCCATATTGGCCTTGATCACATTATTGCTCTCCACCATCATTGCCGACAAACTTCAGCCCGAAAATAAAGCTGACTCAACTATCCGCGTCGCGATGATACAGGGCAATTTCAAACCCTACTTCAAACCGCTAACTTATGAAGAGTACCAATTTCATCATCAAACCTACAAAAATTTAAGCGAAGCGGCAATTCTTCAGAAGCCTGACCTCATAATTTGGCCAGAAACTCCCATGCCCTCAAGCTACCAACGCGATGCCGCCTTCCCCGAACTTGTTCGTTATCTAAGTAAAAAAGCCAATGCTCACTTGCTCTTTGGCACTGGTATGACTGATGTTAACCCTCAAGACCCTGAGCATAAAAAATATTATAATTCTGCCCTCATCAGCGATCCCAACGGTGACATCATTGCTCGCTACGATAAAATCCATACCGTCCCCTATGGCGAATACTTACCTGGACGTTATTTAATGAGCCATGAACTCCACGAGAAATTAAATAAATTCCGCCAAATGGGCCCTAGCCTTAGCCATGGAAGCGAATTCTCCGTATTCCCCCTCGCCAAGCAAAGTCGCATTGGTATCAACATTTGTTTTGATGATGTATTTGAAAATATATCGCGAAGCTTTGCCCGCAACAATGCCAATATCCTCTGTACAATCACTAATGATTCATGGTTTGGAGAAACCGCTGGTGGAGCTCAACACTCCGCTCACAGTATTTTTCGTGCCGTTGAAAATGGCCTCCCCTTTTTGCGATGTGGCAATACTTGCGAAACCATGTTGGTCTCATCTAAGGGCAAAGTTGAACAGCTCTTACTCAACCCTGAGAACGGCTCACGCTTCACTCGTGGTGTGCTTTTTACTGAACTCGACTTTTGTGTTAACCCTGAAAAAACCTTCTACAATAAACTCTATTATTTAACACCCAGTTTCCTAAGCTTTGCATCTCTCTTTATTTTTGGCTTTATGCTCCTGCAATTTCTCAAAAGAAAGAAAGCGCTTAATGAAATAGCTCTCGAGGAAAGTTAA
- a CDS encoding ABC1 kinase family protein, whose protein sequence is MNFQSIPELTRDTKRFREVITVFIKYGLIDWVENYEPEFMKNLRQKIHSHPNIENMSHACRLRLAFTELGPTFIKLGQILSTREDLVGEQLAAELKLLQDSTTPDSAEQVRETIEDELGKKVEELYAEFEFESFASASVGQAHFAKLFDGTDVVVKIQHHGIEDKVVKDLSVFSKILQLAEKYDSGLASYQPTKILEDFKKSLFREMNFERELQNMAKIGKKFADDKTVHIPHTYKELSSQKVITMERLYGMSVSELKTHHHLPVTPAEIAKNGALVFLNMILRDGVYHADPHAGNIWILNDGRIGLLDFGLIGIIDEEYREMIEDVGFAALDQDAQLITDYVLRIGKCQPKLKRDELQADITEFLYEFQVENLEDIDFSGALKEVSRIIRTYKIILPSNISLLIKTLIMLEGTSRSLDRNFNFIPLIKSFQIQRLKARHSPLRTYKKLKKKYKEWDRLIEMMPRELIHLVENMKAGSFDVKLEHRKLDAVINRLVYGIIIAALFIGSSQLIGQRIPPMIFEISILGFMGYATSFVLTIKLLLSIRKSGDLNGK, encoded by the coding sequence GTGAACTTTCAGTCAATCCCAGAATTAACCCGAGACACCAAGCGCTTTCGCGAAGTCATCACCGTATTCATTAAGTACGGATTAATTGACTGGGTCGAAAATTATGAACCTGAGTTCATGAAAAACCTGCGTCAGAAAATTCACTCGCACCCCAACATAGAAAACATGTCTCATGCCTGTCGTTTGCGCCTCGCATTTACTGAGCTCGGCCCAACTTTCATCAAGCTCGGCCAAATCTTAAGCACGAGAGAGGACCTAGTCGGTGAGCAACTCGCAGCCGAACTCAAACTTCTACAGGACTCCACTACGCCTGACAGCGCTGAACAAGTTCGTGAAACTATTGAAGATGAACTCGGCAAAAAAGTCGAAGAACTCTATGCTGAATTTGAATTCGAATCTTTTGCCTCAGCTTCAGTTGGACAGGCGCACTTCGCAAAACTATTTGATGGCACAGATGTCGTCGTAAAAATCCAGCATCATGGCATTGAAGATAAAGTCGTCAAAGACCTTAGCGTTTTTTCAAAAATTTTGCAGTTAGCTGAAAAATATGACTCTGGCCTCGCTTCCTACCAACCAACAAAGATCCTCGAAGACTTTAAAAAAAGTCTCTTCCGAGAAATGAATTTTGAACGCGAACTTCAAAATATGGCTAAAATCGGCAAAAAATTTGCCGATGATAAAACAGTTCACATCCCCCACACCTACAAAGAGCTATCATCTCAAAAAGTTATCACCATGGAACGCCTTTATGGTATGAGTGTTTCAGAATTAAAAACTCACCACCACCTCCCTGTAACTCCTGCGGAAATTGCAAAAAATGGCGCCCTCGTCTTCCTCAACATGATACTTCGTGACGGAGTCTATCACGCTGATCCACACGCTGGAAATATATGGATCCTTAACGATGGACGCATTGGCCTTTTAGACTTTGGTCTCATTGGCATTATTGATGAAGAATACCGCGAAATGATTGAGGATGTGGGTTTTGCCGCTTTGGATCAAGATGCTCAACTCATTACTGATTATGTTCTACGTATTGGCAAATGTCAACCCAAACTAAAGCGCGATGAACTGCAGGCAGACATAACCGAATTCCTTTACGAATTCCAAGTTGAAAACCTCGAAGACATTGATTTTAGCGGGGCTTTAAAAGAAGTATCACGCATAATTCGCACCTACAAAATTATTTTACCCAGCAACATATCTTTACTCATCAAAACCCTCATCATGCTTGAAGGAACATCACGTTCACTCGACCGTAACTTCAATTTTATCCCACTGATCAAAAGCTTCCAGATTCAAAGACTCAAGGCTCGCCACTCTCCCTTGCGAACATATAAGAAGCTCAAGAAAAAATATAAAGAGTGGGATCGCCTTATCGAAATGATGCCTCGGGAACTCATCCATCTCGTTGAAAACATGAAGGCGGGTTCCTTTGATGTAAAACTTGAGCACCGAAAACTCGATGCAGTTATCAACCGACTCGTCTATGGCATTATCATTGCCGCTTTGTTTATCGGTTCATCTCAACTCATTGGCCAGCGTATCCCCCCAATGATTTTTGAAATCTCTATTCTCGGATTCATGGGCTATGCCACCTCATTTGTGCTCACGATCAAACTCCTCTTGTCTATTCGTAAATCTGGTGACCTAAACGGCAAATAA
- a CDS encoding RDD family protein, translating into MGDKIDTIFWVETPEGVNLSMRLASLPIRMTAYLLDFVFKGIIFIALAIILGLFGDASTGLFLVAIFVLWWFYPVLFEVLHQGMTPGKRIMKIRVLHGNGTPVGWRSSMIRNFLRLADMFASIWGLEFLAMFADSRNRRLGDLAADSIVVYADSQRSKVFLPEVEPLLPPVALNPEEQKSFIAFGERYHMLSKQRQVELAEILEEIHGEEGAAAVKKLYAYSLGLAGGEGVKDS; encoded by the coding sequence ATGGGAGATAAAATAGACACGATTTTTTGGGTGGAAACACCCGAAGGCGTTAATTTGAGTATGCGTTTGGCAAGCTTGCCAATACGAATGACGGCGTATTTACTCGACTTTGTTTTTAAAGGTATCATTTTTATAGCGCTGGCTATTATTTTGGGACTTTTTGGAGATGCTTCTACAGGACTTTTTCTCGTAGCAATTTTTGTTTTATGGTGGTTTTATCCCGTATTATTTGAGGTGCTTCATCAGGGGATGACTCCGGGTAAGAGAATCATGAAAATTCGCGTCTTACATGGCAATGGTACTCCCGTCGGTTGGCGGTCATCGATGATTCGAAATTTTTTACGTTTAGCTGATATGTTTGCCAGTATATGGGGCTTGGAATTTCTTGCGATGTTCGCAGATTCACGAAATAGGCGCTTGGGCGATTTGGCGGCAGATAGCATTGTTGTTTACGCAGATAGTCAAAGGTCTAAAGTTTTTTTACCAGAGGTTGAGCCTTTGCTTCCTCCTGTGGCTCTCAATCCAGAAGAGCAAAAGAGCTTTATTGCCTTTGGCGAACGTTATCACATGTTGAGTAAACAACGACAGGTTGAGTTGGCGGAGATTCTAGAAGAGATACATGGAGAGGAAGGCGCTGCAGCAGTGAAAAAACTTTATGCTTATTCCTTAGGTTTAGCCGGTGGAGAGGGAGTGAAAGATTCATGA